DNA from Herpetosiphonaceae bacterium:
CAGAGCTGCGCTGTTCGCCATTGATGCTGACACGCTGCCCGCTGCGACAACTCAGTTCCAGCTTCGAGCCGGATTTGCGGATGACGGCGTGCTCGGGCGCGACCGCGCGACCAAGCAGCTGGATGCGCTGATCCGCGGCGCTGCCGATCGTCAGCTCGGCGCCGGAGATCTCCGTGTCACGGTACTCGGGTATTCCGTCGGGGCCCTGGTGTAGTTCTCGCAGCAGCGCTTCCATGCATCACCAGTAGACGAAGGTCGACACGATGTGCACCACGAGCGCGAACAGCAGCGCGAACGTCACTGGAATGTGAAAGTACAGCCAGATCTGCAGCCAGCCGCGTAACCGGATATCGCGGCGGATGCGGCGCAGAACGGCCTGCCGCCGACACAGCAATACGATCAGCTGCTGGA
Protein-coding regions in this window:
- a CDS encoding FHA domain-containing protein is translated as MEALLRELHQGPDGIPEYRDTEISGAELTIGSAADQRIQLLGRAVAPEHAVIRKSGSKLELSCRSGQRVSINGEQRSS